From a single Nicotiana tomentosiformis chromosome 2, ASM39032v3, whole genome shotgun sequence genomic region:
- the LOC138904917 gene encoding protein FAR1-RELATED SEQUENCE 9-like, whose protein sequence is MHEFFDGYITRQSTLSMFVHQYELAIRAKHVKELEAEYMSKGFQIVCESLFKWEEKLRKLYHCEVSSPDDHQVVPGVEKFIVSDYSVVQKNGENLGEYTVEYIPIGDYFSCSYKWFKSRGILYFHILKILSYKKIDKIDERYILTRWKSDVIRPHLDQFHQVG, encoded by the exons ATGCATGAGTTCTTTGATGGATATATTACCCGTCAAAGCACTCTTAGCATGTTTGTTCACCAATATGAGCTAGCTATAAGAGCTAAGCATGTGAAAGAGTTGGAAGCGGAATACATGTCAAAGGGCTTTCAAATTGTGTGTGAGTCATTGTTCAAGTGGGAGGAGAAG CTAAGGAAATTGTATCATTGTGAAGTCAGCAGCCCCGACGATCATCAAGTTGTCCCTGGTGTTGAGAAATTCATCGTTAGTGATTATTCAGTTGTAcaaaaaaatggtgaaaatctaGGAGAGTACACTGTTGAATATATACCTATCGGTGATTATTTTAGTTGCAGCTACAAATGGTTCAAGTCTAGAGGGATACTTTATTTCCATATACTCAAGATCTTGTCGTACAAGAAGATTGATAAAATTGATGAAAGGTATATACTGACAAGGTGGAAAAGCGATGTTATTAGGCCACACTTGGATCAGTTCCATCAAGTTGGTTAA